The following are from one region of the Salvelinus fontinalis isolate EN_2023a chromosome 5, ASM2944872v1, whole genome shotgun sequence genome:
- the LOC129856058 gene encoding leukocyte immunoglobulin-like receptor subfamily B member 3-like has product MGGVSRGHQGPEVFRGYSFTITCSTQPQYPGGSFLLTFTGSNRTQTQPAVNHSAAFLFPAADDSHQGNYSCVYENYVFSHNFSSESDLLSLTITDHLVQPDISLTDSMGGVSRGHQGPEVFRGYSFTITCSTQPQYPGGSFLLTFTGSNRTQTQPAVNHSAAFLFPAADDSHQGNYSCVYENYVFSHNFSSESDLLSLTITDHLVQPDISLTESMGGVSRGHQGPEVFRGYSFTITCSTQPQYPGGSFLLTFTGSNRTQTQPAVNHSAAFLFPAADDSHQGNYSCVYDNYVFSHNFSSESELLSLTITGN; this is encoded by the exons ATGGGAGGGGTCTCCAGGGGCCACCAGGGGCCCGAGGTGTTCAGGGGCTACAGCTTCACCATCACCTGCTCCACTCAGCCACAGTACCCAGGAGGCTCCTTCCTCCTCACGTTCACCGGCTCCAACAGAACCCAGACCCAGCCAGCTGTCAATCACTCTGCTGCCTTCCTCTTCCCTGCTGCAGATGACTCCCACCAAGggaactacagctgtgtttatgaGAATTATGTTTTCTCTCACAACTTCTCCTCTGAAAGCgatctcctctccctcaccatcaCAG ATCACCTGGTTCAGCCTGATATCTCCCTGACTGACTCAATGGGAGGGGTCTCCAGGGGCCACCAGGGGCCCGAGGTGTTCAGGGGCTACAGCTTCACCATCACCTGCTCCACTCAGCCACAGTACCCAGGAGGCTCCTTCCTCCTCACGTTCACCGGCTCCAACAGAACCCAGACCCAGCCAGCTGTCAATCACTCTGCTGCCTTCCTCTTCCCTGCTGCAGATGACTCCCACCAAGggaactacagctgtgtttatgaGAATTATGTTTTCTCTCACAACTTCTCCTCTGAAAGCgatctcctctccctcaccatcaCAG ATCACCTGGTTCAGCCTGATATCTCCCTGACTGAATCAATGGGAGGGGTCTCCAGGGGCCACCAGGGGCCCGAGGTGTTCAGGGGCTACAGCTTCACCATCACCTGCTCCACTCAGCCACAGTACCCAGGAGGCTCCTTCCTCCTCACGTTCACCGGCTCCAACAGAACCCAGACCCAGCCAGCTGTCAATCACTCTGCTGCCTTCCTCTTCCCTGCTGCAGATGACTCCCACCAAGggaactacagctgtgtttatgacaattatgttttctctcataacttctcctctgagagtgagctcctctccctcaccatcaCAGGTAACTGA